From the genome of Vicia villosa cultivar HV-30 ecotype Madison, WI linkage group LG2, Vvil1.0, whole genome shotgun sequence, one region includes:
- the LOC131646162 gene encoding protein PLANT CADMIUM RESISTANCE 3-like, whose product MNPPTSQLHYAQPPYPQPPATGIPVGHHHKIDPQEWSTGLCDCFSDLQTCCITYWCPCITFGRIAEIVDKGTTSCLVSGSLYTLICCLTGCGCLYSCIYRNKMRQQYMLKDKPCCDCLLHWCCESCALCQEYRELQNRGFDMQLGWDGNVAQGSRGVVMAPTAPGVEFMTR is encoded by the exons ATGAATCCCCCAACTTCACAATTACATTATGCACAACCACCTTATCCACAACCACCAGCCACCGGTATCCCTGTGGGCCACCACCATAAAATCGACCCTCAAGAATGGTCCACCGGTCTATGTGACTGCTTCTCCGACCTCCAAACAT gTTGCATAACGTATTGGTGTCCATGCATCACCTTTGGTCGAATTGCTGAGATTGTTGACAAAGGAACAACCT CATGTCTTGTGAGTGGATCACTGTACACACTGATATGTTGTTTAACTGGTTGTGGATGTTTATACTCATGCATCTATCGTAACAAGATGAGACAACAATACATGCTCAAAGACAAACCTTGTTGTGATTGCTTACTTCATTGGTGTTGTGAATCATGTGCATTGTGTCAAGAATATCGTGAGCTTCAAAACCGTGGATTTGACATGCAACTtg GGTGGGATGGAAATGTTGCGCAAGGAAGTAGAGGAGTGGTCATGGCACCAACAGCTCCAGGAGTTGAATTCATGACTCGTTGA
- the LOC131650535 gene encoding F-box protein SKIP28-like, whose protein sequence is MATIAQTVEQDHAPPHHAMFLVIPYLRVYEVLTVSLVCTSLRDAVNNDVLPWLCIIIETPLNFRLTDETLLKITSKANGRIQKFALMNCINITDQGLQRVIEQNPFIKELHIPACTSITPEGVLKAVETLCQRNNCLTTLSINGIYNLQKEHLDILTSKLRENISLQNMQMQQQPIYYHNRGSVSAFECQENHRIIDLEICPKCSEVMMVYDCPKVDCKNKECSGCIFCIPRCENCGECVGSEEPEECACGDILCLECWLKVPKCSCCNKPYCKQHTNWWCTSSDSSLMCRVCEENSHGYTYTDEL, encoded by the exons ATGGCCACCATAGCTCAGACAGTAGAACAAGACCATGCTCCTCCTCACCATGCCATGTTTCTGGTCATACCATACCTTCGAGTGTACGAGGTTTTAACCGTGTCTCTTGTTTGCACATCACTAAGGGATGCAGTCAACAATGATGTATTGCCATGGCTTTGTATTATTATCGAAACGCCTCTCAATTTTCGACTCACCGATGAGACTCTGTTGAAAATCACATCCAAAGCCAATGGTAGGATTCAAAAATTTGCTCTCATGAACTGTATCAATATCACTGATCAAGGACTACAAAGGGTCATAGAACAAAACCCTTTCATTAAAGAG CTTCATATACCAGCTTGCACTAGCATAACCCCTGAAGGAGTTCTAAAAGCTGTGGAAACATTGTGCCAAAGAAACAATTGCTTAACCACCTTGAGTATAAACGGCATCTACAATCTACAGAAGGAGCATCTTGACATCCTTACTTCAAAACTTAGAGAAAACATTTCATTACAAAACATGCAAATGCAGCAGCAGCCTATCTACTATCATAACCGCGGAAGCGTTTCAGCATTCGAGTGTCAAGAAAATCATCGGATTATCGATTTGGAGATATGTCCGAAGTGTTCTGAAGTGATGATGGTATATGACTGCCCAAAAGTGGACTGTAAGAATAAGGAATGTAGTGGGTGCATATTTTGTATTCCAAGGTGTGAAAACTGTGGTGAATGTGTTGGATCAGAAGAACCTGAAGAGTGTGCTTGTGGTGATATTTTGTGCCTTGAATGTTGGTTAAAGGTTCCTAAATGCAGTTGCTGTAACAAACCATATTGTAAGCAGCACACAAATTGGTGGTGTACTTCTTCAGACTCTTCATTAATGTGTAGAGTTTGTGAAGAAAATTCTCATGGATATACATACACTGATGAGCTATAA
- the LOC131650534 gene encoding plant UBX domain-containing protein 2-like yields the protein MDDVKDKMKGFMKKVNNPFSSSSSGKFKGQGRVLGSSSSSSSTTPPNSISTPRPSPLNSNPISNPKPKPKPKPTPPIVSASDDSRIEKARKPGDGFDPFDSLVTSSQRSRNGYSVNVYECPICKTPFRSEDEVSEHVESCLSNRVENIDDGKLVETETEDVVEIDTNTELEICVGSYVSGNPSEGSVDIVLKLLRNIVREPENVKFRKIRLSNPKIKEAVAEVSGGVELLGFLGFELKEENGETWAVMEVPNEEKIGLIKKAVVLLEPQLVQEPPKKESLVSIASVEKVADAEPKKIDRQVKVFFAVSESVASKIELPDSFYKRSVDEVRRDADLRRKKFEESQLLIPKSLKEKQAKAAKRRYTKTIIRIQFPDGIVLQGVFAPWEPTTALYEFVSSALKEQGLEFELMHPVVVQRRVIPCFPKAGQKAKTIEEEDLVPSALIKFKPLETDSVVFTSLKNELLEISEPLVNG from the exons ATGGACGACGTAAAAGACAAAATGAAAGGCTTCATGAAGAAAGTCAATaaccctttctcttcttcatcctctggcaAATTCAAAGGCCAAGGTAGAGTCCTAggctcttcatcatcatcatcatcaactacaCCGCCAAATTCCATTTCTACCCCTCGCCCTTCTCCTCTCAATTCCAATCCCATTTCTAACCctaaacccaaacccaaacccaaacctaCTCCACCGATTGTTTCAGCTTCGGATGATAGCAGAATCGAAAAAGCTCGTAAACCTGGAGATGGATTTGATCCGTTTGATTCTTTGGTTACTTCATCTCAGAGATCTCGAAATGGTTATTCGGTAAATGTATATGAATGTCCGATTTGCAAAACACCGTTTAGATCGGAAGATGAGGTTTCTGAGCATGTTGAAAGTTGTTTGAGTAATAGAGTTGAAAATATTGATGATGGAAAATTGGTGGAGACTGAGACTGAAGATGTTGTTGAGATTGATACTAATACTGAATTGGAGATTTGTGTTGGGAGTTATGTTTCGGGGAATCCGAGTGAAGGATCGGTTGatattgttttgaagttgttgagGAATATTGTTAGGGAGCCGGAGAATGTTAAGTTTAGGAAGATTAGGTTGAGTAATCCCAAGATTAAGGAAGCTGTTGCTGAGGTTAGTGGTGGGGTTGAGTTGTTGGGGTTTTTGGGGTTTGAGCTTAAGGAGGAGAATGGAGAGACATGGGCAGTGATGGAGGTTCCGAACGAGGAGAAGATAGGGTTGATTAAGAAAGCAGTTGTGTTGTTGGAACCACAATTGGTGCAGGAACCTCCAAAGAAAGAGAGTTTGGTGTCTATAGCTTCGGTTGAGAAAGTAGCCGATGCCGAACCGAAAAAGATCGACAGACAG GTGAAGGTCTTCTTTGCTGTTTCTGAAAGCGTTGCATCTAAAATAGAGCTACCGGATTCCTTCTACAAACGATCAGTTGATGAGGTGAGAAGAGATGCTGACTTAAGGAGAAAAAAGTTTGAAGAGTCTCAGCTCTTAATCCCAAAGTCACTTAAAGAAAAACAAGCTAAAGCTGCGAAGAGGCGATACACAAAAACTATTATTAGGATTCAGTTTCCTGATGGAATTGTACTTCAAGGTGTATTTGCCCCATGGGAACCAACTACTGCTTTGTACGAG TTTGTCAGCTCTGCATTAAAAGAACAGGGTTTAGAATTCGAGCTAATGCATCCTGTAGTTGTCCAACGGCGAGTTATCCCATGTTTTCCAAAAGCAGGACAAAAAGCCAAAACAATAGAGGAAGAAGACTTGGTGCCTTCTGCTCTAATCAAGTTCAAGCCCCTAGAAACAGATTCTGTTGTTTTCACTAGTCTCAAAAATGAATTGCTTGAAATCAGTGAACCACTTGTAAATGGTTAA